From Pseudodesulfovibrio nedwellii:
TTTCCTTGAGCTGTTTGTTGCTCAGTCGTTCAGCCCTGCGTAATACCGTCAGGACGAGGAAAAAGAGTACCAGTGAGGTGACGAGGGAAAAGGCGATAACGAGCCGTTCGAAGTTGAGCATGGACAAATAATCATTCGTAATATCTTGTTCAAATTCAAGGATGCCCATGATCGGGTTTCGGTCGATGTTGGTCAGACTTCGTTCTGCGCGTAGCGGATTGTAGGCCCTGAGAGTCATGCTGCCGGGTTTGAGATCAACCATAAACAGGGCGGCGATTTTGGAAACGCGGGCCAGAATTTCGGCGCTGAAATCTTTAGATTCCCAAGTTTCCGTAACCTTGTATATGGCATTGCCCGGTTTGCCGATTTCATCTTTTTCCATGGAATAGATAACAGTCCCTTTGGCGTCATATATTCGCAAGGTCGAGACATGAAAACTGTGAATCGTGGATCGGATGACCTTGTCCATGGCTTTGTATTGGTCGTCGTTTCGCAGCTGGATGTGACCGAATTTGACTACCGTGGGGATTACGAATCTGGAAAAGAGCTGGTGGCTGACATTCTCGGCCAAGAGCAGAGCAAAGGCCTCCTGTTTTTCCAGGAGGGTCTGCTCGGCATATTTCGATATGAACAGTGACAGCAGTAGGCTGAAGCTCAAGATGATGACCAGTAGCGTCCAGGATATGACCTTGACGAACTGGAGTGGTTTGCCGCCGTCGGCGTCGGATATCTGCAACGGATTAAAACTCCCGTAAATCTCTGTCTGCGGTGAGGAAAGCGTTTAAATCTGCTTTTTCACCTTCAAGGCCATCCGCGTTCATTCGCGCCTTGGCCAATCGTTTGCCGAGTTCCACTGCGGGCTGGTCCAGCGGGTTGATACCCATGAGCCAGCCGGTCAGTATGGTGGCCGCACCGAGCAGGGCGATAAGTTTACCTGCCTGTCTCGGGCTGTCCGCGCCCATGCGCAGCTCCACCAGCGGAACGCCGTTCGTCGACAACGCCATGCGTGTGCCGAGGCCTTCCGCCTGAATCAATTCGCCGAAATCCTTGTCCCGAACATAACTGAATTGGTCCGGGAGGTCTGCCGGGAATTTCGGTCCGGTAGGCAGATTCGGACAGGTCATGAACAAGCACGCCTTGTTGCGCACACCGTCCATGAACATCTGATTTACGGAGTGTTGGTCCGTCACGCCGAGGGCGGGAACAGGCTGACTGCCTTTTCCTTCCTTGCCAAGTGATTCGGCCCAAAGCTGGGCAAACCAGTCTCCAAAACTGGCCCACAAGGGGATATAGGCGAAAAAGATCATCTCATCAAATCCCTTGTCCATGAGTGCCGCGCCCCAAGCCGCCAATTGGAATGATCCGTGTTCGGTCAGGGTTTCGCCGGTCAGGCTTGGGGTGGTTAACTGGTCCGCCACTTCCTGCGCTCCGGCCATGAGCGAGTTGATGTCCATGCCCAGGAATAGGGCCGGGACCATGCCAACGGCAGATAAAACGGAGTATCGACCACCAAGATTGTCAGGGACCGGCAGGGCCGTGATGCCGTAGGTTTCCACTTCGCCGCGCAGGAATCCCTGTTTTTCATCGGTCACAAGCAGCATGTTTTTATGCCACTCGTCCCCCAAGTGGTGTTGCATCCATTTCTTGAGGATGAAATATTGGCCCACGGTTTCGATGGTGCCGCCTGATTTGGAAACCGTCACGACGACCGTTTTTTCGGGCGGGAGTTTAGCAAGATACGCTTCAAGGGCGTAGGCGTCGATATTATCAGCAATCCAGAGACTCGGCCCGGAGTGTCCCGGTTGATCTTGCTGAGGGAAGAAAGCTTGTTGCAAGGCTCGTGCGCCCAAGGCGGAACCGCCTATGCCGAGCAGGAGCATATGGTCGAATTTTTTGAGAAAAGGTTTGAGCTCCTCTAGTTGCTTTTTGAGGGCCGTCGCATAAGGCATGGTCAGGAAGGGGAGTCTGCCTGCGCCGGTTTCCTCGCGAAGACGTACCGCCATTTCTTCGGCCCGAGCTTCGAAACTCGCCATGTCCAGGTTTTCCAAACTTGAATTGGTCCAATCAAGAATATCAGCCATGATGTCCTCCCGGTCAGTGTCGTCAATGCGCCGAGCACTTTTTAGCATCGTGCGTGCCGTACAGAAAATATCATTTCCCTGTCATGTACAGGGTTCAGTAGAATACCATGATTTTCAGAAAAGGGAAGTCATGGGCTTCTATCAATTCCGCTTGCCGAACAGGACGCGTTGCAGGTCGGCCAGTGTGCCGGCGGTCCCGGAATGGCAGATAGGGTCATGCCCCAGTCGGTCGGCCTGCTTGAGCCTGACATCATGGGCAGCGACTGGTCGGACCTGCCCGTTGAGATCGATCTCTCCCCAGAACACGGCGGATTCCGGCAGAGGTTGGTCATAAAATGACGACATGATGGCTGCCACTACAGCCAGATCCAAGCCGGGATCTTTGTAAGCCAGTCCACCTGTTATCTTTGCATAAATGTCATGGCCGCTCAGGTTCAGGCGTAGTCGCTTTTCAAGCACAGCCAGCAGCAGGTTGAGGCGGTTTGTATCAAAACCGAGTGCCGTACGTCGAGGAATGGTCAGGAATGATTTGCAAACGAGAGCCTGTACCTCCACGGCAAAGGGGCGCTGGCCGTCTACAGCCAAGGCCATGGCCGTGCCGGAAAGGGATGGGTCACGTGCCCCGAGGAAAAATGTGGCGGGGTCTGCCACGACTTCCAACCCCTTTTCCTTCATGGTGAAGACCACCAGTTCATCACTGGGGCCGAATCGGTTTTTGAGCACGCGTAGGATGCGGGAAAAATGTTTGCGGTCACCTTCCAGATACAGGACCGTGTCCACCATGTGTTCCAAGAGCTTTGGACCGGCAATCTGGCCGTCCTTGGTGACATGCCCCACGAGAATGAGTGTGGTGCCGGTTTTTTTGGTCTTTTCCACCAGTTCACCGGATACAGCGCGTACCTGACTGACCGAGCCGGGGATGCCGTCAGCCAGCGGGGATGCTAAAGTTTGTACGGAATCCACAATGAGTAGTTCCGGCGGGTTGGGGGCGTCGAGTACTGCCAGTGCATCTTCCACCTTGTTGGATGCCATGGCGAGCAGTCCCGGTCCGAGCAGGTCGAGTCGTTCCGCACGTCCTCGGAGTTGAGGCAGGGACTCTTCACCTGAAAGATAGACCGCAGTGTGTCCAAGTTTGGCCTGACTTCCGGCCAGTTGCAGGAGCAGGGTGGATTTACCAATCCCCGGTTCTCCGCCAAGTAGAATGGCCGCACCCGGCACCAAACCGGAGCCAAGCAATTCATCGAGTGACTCCATGCCCGAAGTGCGCGTGGAGTATTGTTCGCTGTGCAGGTCTTCAAGTGGCTGTGGTCTATCCTGAGCGGCTGCCGCGTTCACGGATGAGGCGCGTTTCTTGTTTACGGTGATGGATTCCAGAGTGTTCCATTCCTTGCAGGAAGGGCATTGCCCTTGCCACCGAGGTGATTGTGCACCACAGGCTGCGCACCTAAAGATGTCTTTGGTTTTCATACGTGTGAGTATCCCGCTTTTTACCGGAAAAAGTCCAGCCCGGAAAATGTGTGGCAAACAATAAAATTGTTGACGATGTGCGTGGGGCGTCAGTACCCATGCTGTACAGGAAAAAGCATGACTGACCGAAAATCGACATTTCTTCAAGGCGCTCGCGACATCAGCCCCATCTTGGCGGGTGTGATGCCGTTCGGCCTTATCTGTGGCGCGGTAGGAGTCTCTGAGGGGATGCCTGAATGGGCCTCATCCATGATGTCCGTCATCGTCTTTGCCGGAGCGTCTCAGTTGGCGGCCATCCAGCTCATGAGTGAGAATGCGTCCATCGCTGTGGTTATTCTTACCGGATTGATCATCAATGCACGATTCTTCATGTATTCCGCGTCTATCGGGCCGTATCTCAAGGGAGCTTCACCGTTGCAGAAGGCTGGATTAGCCTACCTGTTGACGGATGGGGGATATGCCGTGTCCGTAGCCCATTACCTTCGTAGTGAGACTGGTAGCGTTAACAAGGTCTGGTATTATCTGGGGACCAATGTCGTCATATGGGTGGGCTATATTTTTTCAACCATCATCGGTGCGTATGTTGGCGCAGTCATTCCACCTGAGTGGCGACTTGATTTTGCTGTTCCGTTGACGTTTACGGCTGTGGTTATGCCGGCCATTGTCGACAGGCCCATGGTTCTGGCCGCGCTTGTTTCTGGCGGCATGGCCGTTGCTGCGTCTTCGCTTCCGTATAATCTTGGGCTGATGGTTGGTGCCGTCAGCGGCATGGTGGTAGGTTACCTCGCAGAGAGGAGGCTTGCCAATGCTTGATATGTCTGACTACTGGCC
This genomic window contains:
- a CDS encoding sensor histidine kinase, which codes for MQISDADGGKPLQFVKVISWTLLVIILSFSLLLSLFISKYAEQTLLEKQEAFALLLAENVSHQLFSRFVIPTVVKFGHIQLRNDDQYKAMDKVIRSTIHSFHVSTLRIYDAKGTVIYSMEKDEIGKPGNAIYKVTETWESKDFSAEILARVSKIAALFMVDLKPGSMTLRAYNPLRAERSLTNIDRNPIMGILEFEQDITNDYLSMLNFERLVIAFSLVTSLVLFFLVLTVLRRAERLSNKQLKEKEKLIFELQQQEKLAGMGRMVAGVAHEIRNPLGIICSSSELILKRAKKEGSSSTRILEALHEEAKRLSRTVTEFLDYARPKKPSMLPVKVDSILEQVSIFMEPECEKLGVTIERKYCDDMSAKGDKDLLYRAFYNLVANALQAMNGDGELSINAARGHGRLHVILLDTGPGFSPEHLDQVRDPFFTTKDSGTGLGLALVSTIFESHGIEMHLSNGENGGARIDVIFPA
- a CDS encoding glucose-6-phosphate isomerase: MADILDWTNSSLENLDMASFEARAEEMAVRLREETGAGRLPFLTMPYATALKKQLEELKPFLKKFDHMLLLGIGGSALGARALQQAFFPQQDQPGHSGPSLWIADNIDAYALEAYLAKLPPEKTVVVTVSKSGGTIETVGQYFILKKWMQHHLGDEWHKNMLLVTDEKQGFLRGEVETYGITALPVPDNLGGRYSVLSAVGMVPALFLGMDINSLMAGAQEVADQLTTPSLTGETLTEHGSFQLAAWGAALMDKGFDEMIFFAYIPLWASFGDWFAQLWAESLGKEGKGSQPVPALGVTDQHSVNQMFMDGVRNKACLFMTCPNLPTGPKFPADLPDQFSYVRDKDFGELIQAEGLGTRMALSTNGVPLVELRMGADSPRQAGKLIALLGAATILTGWLMGINPLDQPAVELGKRLAKARMNADGLEGEKADLNAFLTADRDLREF
- the radA gene encoding DNA repair protein RadA, with product MKTKDIFRCAACGAQSPRWQGQCPSCKEWNTLESITVNKKRASSVNAAAAQDRPQPLEDLHSEQYSTRTSGMESLDELLGSGLVPGAAILLGGEPGIGKSTLLLQLAGSQAKLGHTAVYLSGEESLPQLRGRAERLDLLGPGLLAMASNKVEDALAVLDAPNPPELLIVDSVQTLASPLADGIPGSVSQVRAVSGELVEKTKKTGTTLILVGHVTKDGQIAGPKLLEHMVDTVLYLEGDRKHFSRILRVLKNRFGPSDELVVFTMKEKGLEVVADPATFFLGARDPSLSGTAMALAVDGQRPFAVEVQALVCKSFLTIPRRTALGFDTNRLNLLLAVLEKRLRLNLSGHDIYAKITGGLAYKDPGLDLAVVAAIMSSFYDQPLPESAVFWGEIDLNGQVRPVAAHDVRLKQADRLGHDPICHSGTAGTLADLQRVLFGKRN
- a CDS encoding AzlC family ABC transporter permease; this translates as MTDRKSTFLQGARDISPILAGVMPFGLICGAVGVSEGMPEWASSMMSVIVFAGASQLAAIQLMSENASIAVVILTGLIINARFFMYSASIGPYLKGASPLQKAGLAYLLTDGGYAVSVAHYLRSETGSVNKVWYYLGTNVVIWVGYIFSTIIGAYVGAVIPPEWRLDFAVPLTFTAVVMPAIVDRPMVLAALVSGGMAVAASSLPYNLGLMVGAVSGMVVGYLAERRLANA